In Anopheles gambiae chromosome 2, idAnoGambNW_F1_1, whole genome shotgun sequence, a single window of DNA contains:
- the LOC1269552 gene encoding endoplasmic reticulum metallopeptidase 1: MESEADLFESANQKRSKRDAQISPWWLLALSGAVAGVYFLVYWNWAAMPIALRRADELTHPDRFIAEVAKQHLFEMSNVGPRVAGSYANEIVTVQFLLRVIDEIAAEANSAAHRVEVEVQRAYGDMYLDYEKYPQTSVYQGIQNVVARIVPAQGSDPDNYLMLSSHFDSVPQSPGAGDDGTMSVIMLEVMRQLVQSKRSYEHGLVFVFNGCEENTLQGSHAFVAHHRWFAKVRTFINMDVAANGGRDIMFQAGPKYSFLMEYYRDHVPHPYCTAVAEELFQADLVPSETDYLIYSTVGNIPGMDFAHSTWGYLYHTAYDAYDTIPNTTLQHTGDNVLALAKALANAPELYDIREHEGSKAVFFDFLNWFLVYYPLWASIILNVGLVVVALCAIGLSVWMMARSTSLTVGQVLLQGLTSMGVVLLTLIVGIGLSLALAAILNAVDSTMSWFTQTWLIFGLYVCPFLIATCTGPLLYIHFVKNDHLSLHARVQLLQHATCVLYALILVVLTAMSIRSGYLFTMAILFYTVTTLVNVSIKYSAFAWLYVHLAGQIAPIAYFSSVSLTAFATFIPMQGRGNAGANPELLIALFAVLVGLLVAGFLTPLVALARKAYLYIALVAVFFVVSIIVMVTSAGFPFRAHTSPQRFYIYHCTREFYHQNGTLRRLEGGYYVHPQDRYTGDLIRELAVKSDLSAIPLGDECDKELYCGIPFYQNTQHGQRENGLWIQGNPFTLPEAIDLQLVDSQRDPELNLTTFFFTAKGTDHMSFYVSPVEGVKLVGWSFSKTIPRSGLAWNGQEVHFVNFVHGIDDRPHEFYLTVHGTASKAAEAGWSFYLNIVAQYMHHEQYRASEFQQFVDQFPDYAHVVAYPAHLVSRIY, encoded by the exons ATGGAAAGTGAAGCCGACCTGTTCGAGTCAGCGAACCAAAAACGCTCGAAGCGCGATGCACAAATCTCCCCCTGGTGGTTGCTCGCTCTGTCCGGTGCGGTGGCCGGAGTCTACTTTCTCGTCTACTGGAACTGGGCGGCGATGCCGATCGCATTGCGCCGTGCGGATGAGCTAACGCACCCGGACCGCTTCATAGCGGAGGTGGCCAAGCAGCATCTGTTCGAGATGAGCAACGTTGGACCGCGGGTGGCCGGCAGCTACGCCAACGAAATAGTCACCGTACAGTTTCTGCTTCGTGTTATCGACGAAATCGCCGCCGAAGCAAACTCCGCCGCACATCGCGTTGAGGTGGAGGTGCAGCGCGCGTACGGTGATATGTATCTCGACTACGAAAAGTACCCCCAGACGAGCGTGTACCAGGGCATTCAGAATGTGGTGGCACGGATCGTGCCGGCGCAGGGCAGCGACCCGGACAACTATCTGATGCTCAGCTCACACTTCGATAGCGTCCCGCAAAGCCCCGGAGCCGGGGACGATGGGACCATGAGCGTTATAATGCTGGAAGTGATGAGGCAGCTGGTCCAAAGCAAGCGATCGTACGAGCATGGgctggtgtttgtgtttaatgGCTGCGAGGAGAACACACTGCAAGGATCGCACGCGTTCGTGGCGCATCATCGGTGGTTCGCCAAGGTGCGAACGTTCATCAACATGGACGTGGCGGCGAACGGTGGACGGGACATAATGTTTCAAGCTGGACCCAAGTACTCGTTCCTCATGGAA TACTATCGCGATCATGTTCCCCATCCGTACTGTACCGCGGTAGCGGAGGAACTGTTCCAGGCGGATCTGGTACCATCGGAAACGGATTATTTAATCTACTCGACCGTCGGCAATATACCGGGCATGGATTTCGCTCACAGTACCTGGGGCTATCTGTACCACACGGCGTACGATGCCTACGACACCATACCGAACACAACGCTACAGCACACTGGGGACAATGTGCTGGCATTGGCCAAAGCGCTAGCCAACGCACCGGAGCTGTACGACATCCGTGAGCATGAGGGCAGTAAGGCTGTTTTCTTCGACTTTCTCAACTGGTTTCTCGTGTACTATCCACTCTGGGCATCGATCATACTCAATGTTGGCCTGGTGGTTGTTGCTCTTTGTGCGATCGGTTTGTCCGTGTGGATGATGGCACGCAGCACGAGCCTAACGGTGGGTCAAGTGCTGCTACAGGGTCTTACCAGCATGGGTGTCGTGCTGCTGACACTCATTGTCGGTATTGGACTGTCGCTGGCGCTTGCCGCCATTCTGAATGCTGTCGATTCCACAATGAGCTGGTTCACTCAAACTTGGTTGATCTTTGGACTGTACGTCTGTCCCTTTTTGATTGCAACGTGCACTGGGCCGTTGTTGTATATTCatttcgtaaaaaat GATCACCTATCACTGCACGCCCGAGTTCAGCTTTTGCAGCACGCCACTTGTGTCCTGTACGCGTTGATACTGGTCGTACTGACAGCTATGAGCATCCGATCGGGCTATCTCTTCACAATGGCCATCCTGTTCTACACCGTCACGACGCTGGTGAATGTATCGATCAAGTATTCGGCCTTCGCCTGGCTGTATGTGCATCTCGCCGGACAGATTGCACCGATCGCGTACTTTAGCTCCGTTTCCCTTACCGCCTTTGCCACCTTTATCCCGATGCAGGGACGCGGCAATGCAGGGGCCAATCCGGAACTGCTGATCGCTTTATTTGCCGTGCTAGTGGGACTACTGGTGGCAGGGTTTCTCACCCCACTGGTAGCGTTAGCACGCAAAGCGTACCTTTACATCGCGTTAGTTGCCGTCTTTTTCGTGGTGTCGATCATCGTGATGGTAACGTCGGCAGGGTTTCCCTTCCGAGCACACACTTCACCGCAGCGCTTTTACATCTAC CATTGTACCAGAGAGTTTTACCATCAGAATGGTACGCTGAGACGGTTGGAAGGAGGCTACTACGTTCATCCGCAGGATCGTTATACAGGCGATCTTATCCGCGAGCTGGCAGTCAAGTCCGACCTATCCGCCATACCGCTGGGGGATGAGTGTGACAAGGAGCTGTACTGTGGTATACCTTTCTATCAAAACACCCAGCACGGACAGCGTGAAAACGGCCTTTGGATACAAGGCAACCCATTTACCCTGCCCGAAGCAATCGATCTACAGCTAGTGGACAGTCAACGTGATCCAGAGCTCAACCTTACTACGTTCTTTTTCACAGCAAAAGGCACAGATCACATGAGTTTCTACGTTTCTCCCGTGGAGGGCGTGAAATTAGTGGGCTGGAGCTTCAGCAAGACCATTCCTCGCAGTGGGCTAGCTTGGAATGGACAGGAGGTGCACTTCGTTAACTTTGTGCATGGAATCGATGATCGTCCGCACGAGTTTTATCTTACGGTGCATGGTACGGCCAGCAAGGCGGCGGAAGCGGGTTGGAGCTTTTACCTGAATATAGTGGCACAGTACATGCACCATGAACAGTATCGTGCTAGCGAGTTTCAGCAATTTGTCGACCAATTTCCCGACTATGCGCATGTAGTGGCCTATCCCGCTCATCTCGTTAGCCGAATATACTGA
- the LOC1269551 gene encoding endoplasmic reticulum metallopeptidase 1 — MKLLSYILTLELLWCVLGPGIGIGVYFLTYWNWNTLPSGVNLADENTDGRFVAERALYDLGALTSRGPRVAGSETNERFAVDWLYGAIETVARQALPEYEVTYEVQRVSGSYFLDYDDYPITSYYRNVQNLVVSIKRRDSFSGKYLLLNAHFDSAVTSPGAGDDGTMVVVMLELMRQLTQHARSPLQHGLLFLFNGCEENTMQGAHGFVRAHPLAQSVAAFINLDVAANAGREIMFQSGPNYPFLMAYYRDYVQRPYANTLGEEVFQMGLVPSFTDYETLSKQGGWPGLDFALSSYGYLYHTALDARETISAGTLQHIGDNLLGLVRALGSADELGNIQEHREGTAVFFDFMHLFLVYYTETTAMIVNIVLGVLSLALIVGTLFMIMRKDGAVGSNILFEAGMTLIVQTLSIVLGAGLSVLVAVIFDACGRSMSWFSSTWLLFGLYFVPCIGGLTLGPFLYVHFRKIPFLHDQGRVILFLHAQHCIYAVLLITLSIGGIRSAFVLLFPIIFYCSTTIVNMIIQFRLRVWIYVHLVGQLVPVIYFCSLAVTLFAVFVPMTGRSDNRSNPDLQMALFASLVTLLLVGLLTPFIVLFRRKVYVFGAILLLFLVTAIVAATPEGFPFRERTSPQRYYIFHHQRNFYWPNGTLRDSGAIYYLHPQDRHTPELLQSEVTEWSAAQLLGDECEKELYCGIPFYINRYHRQSGSSYWLPAMEPPIFPERVSFEFVSREVPAPGRVRMNFRVQGPSHMSLYVSPLAGRSLVGWSFSERIPPSGKRWNGQDVYFVNFFSGSMELTPFTFYIEIEHAAAGTVQSSDSHFYLSVVAQYMHHDSVYRAREFQTLLDKMPKYAHTVAYPGYLESWIF, encoded by the exons AT GAAGCTTCTGTCGTACATTTTAACCCTCGAGCTGCTGTGGTGCGTTCTGGGCCCTGGCATCGGGATAGGAGTCTACTTTCTGACCTACTGGAACTGGAACACGCTGCCCAGTGGGGTTAATCTGGCGGACGAG AACACCGATGGTCGTTTCGTGGCGGAACGGGCCCTGTACGATCTGGGCGCCCTAACGAGCCGTGGGCCACGTGTGGCGGGCAGTGAAACCAACGAACGATTTGCGGTCGATTGGCTGTACGGAGCGATCGAAACCGTTGCCCGTCAAGCACTTCCGGAGTATGAAGTTACGTACGAGGTGCAGCGGGTCAGTGGCAGTTACTTCCTCGACTATGACGACTATCCCATCACCAGCTACTACCGCAACGTGCAGAACCTGGTAGTGTCGATCAAGCGGCGGGATTCGTTCAGCGGCAAGTATCTGCTGCTGAATGCGCACTTCGACAGTGCCGTGACTAGTCCGGGCGCCGGTGACGACGGTACGATGGTGGTCGTCATGCTGGAACTGATGCGCCAGCTGACACAGCACGCGCGATCGCCCCTGCAGCATGGCCTACTGTTTCTGTTCAACGGTTGCGAGGAGAACACCATGCAGGGTGCGCATGGGTTCGTGCGGGCCCATCCGCTAGCCCAGTCGGTGGCCGCCTTCATTAATCTGGATGTGGCCGCCAATGCTGGTCGGGAGATTATGTTCCAATCCGGACCGAACTACCCCTTCCTGATGGCGTACTATCGCGACTACGTACAACGACCCTACGCAAACACGCTCGGGGAGGAAGTGTTCCAGATGGGGCTAGTGCCGTCCTTTACCGATTACGAAACGCTCTCGAAACAGGGCGGCTGGCCCGGATTGGACTTTGCGTTGTCGTCGTACGGATACCTCTATCACACGGCGCTGGATGCACGGGAAACCATATCCGCCGGGACGCTGCAGCACATCGGAGACAATCTGCTCGGGCTTGTACGGGCGCTCGGCAGTGCCGACGAGCTCGGCAACATCCAGGAGCATCGCGAAGGAACGGCCGTGTTTTTCGACTTTATGCATCTGTTTCTTGTGTACTACACCGAAACGACGGCAATGATTGTGAACATCGTGCTGGGCGTACTCTCGCTGGCACTGATCGTCGGTACGTTGTTCATGATCATGCGCAAGGATGGTGCCGTCGGTAGTAACATCCTGTTCGAAGCCGGCATGACGCTGATCGTACAGACGCTTTCGATCGTGCTCGGTGCTGGACTGTCCGTGCTGGTGGCCGTCATTTTCGATGCCTGCGGCCGGTCGATGAGCTGGTTCTCGTCGACCTGGCTGCTGTTCGGGCTGTACTTTGTGCCGTGCATCGGTGGTCTCACGCTGGGGCCATTTTTGTACGTTCATTTTCGTAAAATC CCGTTCCTGCACGATCAAGGCCGGGTAATACTGTTCCTGCACGCGCAGCACTGCATCTACGCCGTCCTACTGATAACGCTCTCGATCGGTGGCATTCGATCCGCGTTTGTGCTGCTCTTTCCGATCATTTTTTACTGCTCCACCACGATCGTTAACATGATCATACAGTTTCGGCTAAGAGTGTGGATCTACGTGCATCTGGTCGGTCAGCTGGTGCCTGTGATTTACTTTTGCTCCCTAGCAGTTACCTTGTTTGCCGTGTTCGTCCCAATGACCGGTCGCAGTGACAATCGCTCCAATCCGGACCTGCAAATGGCGCTGTTTGCCTCTCTTGTGACACTGCTGCTGGTCGGTTTGCTGACGCCGTTTATAGTGCTGTTCCGTCGGAAGGTGTACGTGTTTGGTGCCATTCTGTTACTGTTTCTAGTGACGGCGATTGTGGCGGCCACTCCAGAAGGTTTCCCATTCCGGGAGCGTACCTCACCGCAAAGATATTACATATTT CATCATCAGCGAAACTTTTACTGGCCAAACGGAACACTGCGTGACTCGGGTGCAATCTACTACCTTCATCCACAGGATCGTCACACTCCGGAACTGTTACAATCGGAGGTTACCGAATGGTCGGCCGCTCAGCTGCTCGGGGACGAATGCGAAAAGGAACTCTACTGCGGTATACCCTTCTACATCAACCGATATCATCGGCAGAGTGGCTCAAGCTACTGGCTGCCGGCAATGGAACCACCGATCTTCCCCGAACGGGTCAGTTTCGAATTCGTTTCTCGTGAGGTACCCGCCCCAGGAAGGGTGCGTATGAACTTTCGGGTTCAAGGGCCAAGCCACATGAGCTTGTACGTGTCACCGCTGGCCGGTCGGTCGCTTGTCGGGTGGAGTTTCAGTGAACGCATCCCACCCAGCGGAAAGCGCTGGAATGGACAGGATGTGTACTTTGTGAACTTTTTCTCCGGATCGATGGAGTTAACTCCGTTCACGTTCTACATTGAGATTGAGCACGCAGCAGCAGGTACGGTGCAATCGAGTGATTCCCATTTCTATCTCTCGGTGGTCGCCCAGTACATGCATCACGACAGCGTGTACCGTGCGCGAGAGTTCCAAACACTGCTGGATAAGATGCCCAAGTATGCGCACACCGTCGCCTATCCAGGGTATTTGGAAAGTTGGATATTCtag